AGCGTTCCTCAAAATCAGAGTCTAAATAATCGCTTTAGAATCCGACTACAAAAAGAAATTCTCACCGTATATCAAAATGGTTCTGCAGCATCATCGGGGGACAACATTACTACTGTGCACGTGAGTTTATGTTTCTGAAGTAGATCTAGTGATTTGCTAAATTAATTAACTATAATGTCTCAAATGAAAGTCTGACTCTCACTTATTCAACGTTTATTACTTTATATTCCTTAAATAACTTCAAGGTTCggttttcttttacttttttattttgaaatttcccgGCAGTTGCTTCCTGCGTGCAactactttactttacattaACTGTGTTTCCGTTTGGTTGCCGCCAGTCCGTCATTTGAAAGGAGTGATGATTAGAAAGCGCTGAAAAGGCTTTAAAGCAGTCAGTTAGACGTAACCTTAACCTCCACTTTCTCCCAGATCGTCGAACTAAAACGAACGCCAGACACCAACAGCACCAACGTGACTGTAATCTTTCAAGTTCGTAATGCCAGTGCACCGCTTCCTGGATACTCAGTAGTTGAAAGTGTACGTGGAGCTACCCTTCGACTTGGAGAGGCTTTGGGATACACGGTACAGTTTCTATcaattttccatacattttcttcAAGTGACCCCCCACTCACGTAGCAAATTAGCGCTAAATTACGTACACTATGCTAGGAGggagtgcggcccagtggttaggatgcttgccttgagatccggagttcccgggttctagactcgttctgaccactggtggaatttgttcctggtagtccctggttcaacgtcTTGGTCGCTCTTGTAAATAGCTAagtggtttgcctccggccagttgggatacTTAACAGTGGTTGTGTTATGTcctttcgttgattgtgtttcgtGGGCCCGGAAAGCCCCTATGAGGAATGGTCAATGaagtatttattttattgttcgaCAAAGGAGAAAAGAGAGACATAGAACGCATCTTAGCATTCGAGAACGTATCCTCGCGCGACGACATTTTAGCTTTATGTAGTGTTACGGCAGCCTGTTCTCTGTGGTAATCTCTTTCCCATTCCAGAAGCGGGAGAGGACCGGTGCGAGTGTGACATTGTGGCATTGTTGACGGTCACTACATACATGCACGCATCTACGTCGAGAAGACACTGGTGATTATGAAGTTATTAATTATCAGTGCGGAATTACCATCGAAGGTGATTTGAAGGCACTTTTCGCTCGTGTTTTCAAGTCTCCTTTGTAACTTGGCGAGTAAGGTTATGGGAGCGGTACCGGTTTCCATTTTTGAAAGTCATTTAACAATTTCGCGTGGTTCAAGTTTAAATGATGTAAGTCTTCTCGTACATGGATTCAACCTGGACAAAACAATTGCTTACTCTTGTCTTTAACCCATGCAGGTGGTGGAGGACCCTTTTCctgtattctttttttcttcctctgCTTTCACAATGTCGACAACATCATCACGCTCTTCACCTATGCAATTAAATGGCGTGACAAGTATCAGCCAAGAAATATCAGAAACAAGTTATGTCATCTCCACGCAACAGCCAAACGTTTCCTCGACAGCAGGTAAGTACACCCAACCCAGGAAAGCAAGTTAGGTAAACTTGAAGATTTGAGGCATCATATGTTCGAACTAATTATGATTTATGGCGTTGAATTTGTTTCCGGTTGCCCCGGGTTCAACTCCACTACGCTCTGTAAtggccaactggttgcctcctgccagttagAGATCTTAATCATGTTTGTGTTAATTTAGAATTGCTTCTTTCGGATTATtaaaaagtggggtgcctgtgaactagatTGATAGCTCATTTTTACAGTGAATTTTGAATTTGAATTGACGAGGATATCTTCGACCAGTTAAACTGAAAAGATATTTTCTGAGATTGATTGCTATAACAGTGTGCATTTTGTCTTCCTTAGGTAGCGTTACCGTGACTACGTCAACCTCACTGGCATCGTCATTCTCATTTAAACCATCTACTCCAGAGTTTGTTTTCAGTAGCTCAGCTATTGCCATACCTACTGGTTTTTTCGTCCGCTTCGTAATTAGAGTTGATCTGAATCAAAGTGTCAGCAATGCGTCTTTTGTGGAACAACTGCAGAAAGGGATTCTTGAAGCCTACGAGAATGGATCTGCGGATATAGCCCTAGCTAACGTGTCCGTTGACGTAAGTGAATATAAAGCAAACTACAACTACATAGTATTTATCTATCCTgtcctttttctttcaatcatGACTTGACATGGACTGTACAGAGCCAGTTGAATCAATACTTTAATTTTCTCTCTTCGCTTTCTCTGACTATGGTTTTGTGATGTTCTCTTTGTTTAAGTGAACCTCCACTCCGACTAATGAATAATTTTTAAcccaacaaaataatgtttgcaatcaaatttgttcgacaattttcttcagttttcttCTTCACGTTTTCCgggcaccgccatcttgaataattgtgacgttttACGGTTGCCCTTGTTGTTTTCACACATAGAGCTTTTGTTctgaaacaatagggcaaccattacacgtcacaattattcaagatggccgcgttcacgaaatttgaaaaccaaaacaagctttttttagaaattcatttatttcgaatACAAActctttcattggaaaaagttagagcaattttgattgtaaacctTACCTTCTGTGTCTTAAAGTTATTTTCCCGTTTCGGTGGAGTTTCCCTTTAAGTAGCGATGTTGAAAAAAGCATGGGTTGATTTCTTAATTAAGTTGTATGGTTTCTGTTTCCTCCTTTGCAGATCATCCAAATTGCACGATCACCTGATGCAAATAGCACCAAAGTGAATGTAACGTTTAGAGTCCTCAACGGCAGTGAACCCCTTCTAGCTTACACGGTGATTCAAGGTATCTCCAATGCCAACGTGACGTTAGCTGAAGCTGTCAAGTATGAGGTATGCTCTCCCGTTACTTTGACTCTCGTTTAATAAAGTGATTAGATCTTCTCGTCCGACATTGAGACTGAGTGTGCTCAACTATGGCAAAGGGCAAAGCGTAAATGTTTGATTGTTGTGATTCAAAGTGCAAAAGAGAGGTTCCACAAACAAAAGGTGTTTGGATTAAACGAGAGCTTTTCTCTGTACGTAGTGATATTCACTTTTATAGTTATTtttattgctttgtttttgcttcaCTAGGTAATAGTCAGTCCCTTAATTGTGTACCTGCCTTCATCTTCCGCATCTTCGATGCTGATGACCTTGACCATGATGCCACAAACACGAACTCAAAGCATTTCACAGTCGTCTTCGGAAGGCAAACAGTCCAGTAGTCATGATTCTATAAGGTCGTCGTTTTTTCGTCAGAGCACCAGCAAGGATTCTGTTGGCCACATATCTTTATCGATAAGGAGCTTAAGGGAAATTGTCGTTTCACCTTCTATGTCTTCTCCTTTGTCAAGGTCGATTTCAGTTAGTTCACTGTCAGTAACAGAAATTTCCTCGGATTTTACTACTATAAATACATCAAGTCATGTGAGTGTGGCTGCGAGTAAAACAGAAAGATTTTCTTCAGACTCATACACTGGAATCGAACAATCGGATGTTAAAGTGGCTTCGTCATCAATAACACTCAAACCTTCAAGGGGCTCTTTGGCATTGATTTCTGTGACAATTTCGACGGATGGCCAATCATTGTCTTCGACTAAAACGTCACAGCCATTGTCTTCATCGTCGGCCCTGCGTTCATCGCAAGTCAAGGCATCGCCACCAATAACGCTTTCACGTTCCAGCCACACTTTGGGGGTAACTTTCACAGCTAGAGGATCATCGGAATCCATTGAGTTGGTGCGGTCTCTATATTCATCCTCAGACCTATTACTGCAATCGCCACAAATTACCATGTCACCTTCAATGGCACTTACACTTCCGAATGAAACTTTAGTAAGTAATTCGCAAACATTTACAACGACCAGCAGAGCGACAGTGGTGCTTTCGCATTCGACCAACTCTTTAACAGGAACTCCTCAAACACGTTCCACGGGCAGAGGAGCATTGGCGTCCAGTCAAACTTTGCGTCTTTTGTCTTCGTCGTCAAGCCCGAAATTGCGATCATCTGAAGTGACTGTGTCCCCAACAATGACGCTTTTGCGTGCGACCAACTCTTTAGCATCAACTCCTCAAGCGCTCTCCACATCTAGGGGAGCACTGGATTTCAGTGACACGTCACGCCTTCTATCTTCGTCGTCAGGCTTGATAATGCGGTCGTCTGAAGTGATTTTGTCCCCATCAATGATGCTTTCGAGTTCCACCGCCTCTTTAGCATTACCTTCTCAAACGCTTCCCACAGCTAGAGGAACATTGGACTTAAATGAAACGTCACGCATTCTGCCATCGTCGTCAGTTCTGGCAATGGAGTCATCTGAAGTCTCGGTGTCGCCATCACCAACGATCTCGCGTTCAAAGGACTCTTTGCCGTTAAATCGTCAAGCAGTCTCGACCACCGCTGAAGCATTGGATTTCAGTGAAACGTTACTTCCTTTGTCTTCGCCGTTAGTTGTGATAATGCGATCGTCAGAAGTCACGGTGTCCCCAGCAATAACGCTTTCGCGTTTACGGCATTCTGTTTCATTTACTCCTCAAACAGTCTCGACAGTCAGAGGAGCGTTGGATTCCAACGAAACGTTACAGCATATGTCTTCGTCACCTTTCTACATACTTCCATCATCAGAGTTCAGGCCATTTAGAACGCTGTCGAGCGACTCTTTGGTTTTAAGTTCTCTCAGTAGTATTTCAACGACCACAGGATCGTTGTATGCAAATGAAACGTTGCGTCTTTTATCTTCTTTGACAAGCTTGAAACTTCAGTCAACTGAAGTCAATATACGTTCTCAGGTCTCCAGGGTAGCGTCTTCATTGCCTGTACTTCTTAGACTCTCCACTGACTTCATGACATTTCAATCCACATCGTCCTCAGCAGCGTCTCTTTCCCTCCATTCACTTCGTACTTTAAATGAAACTGCGTATCAAAGACCAAGTTCAACGGATTTCATTATCTCTCCGCCAACGCCATCGCAAGAGAGCACCCTTTCACCACAGCCTTCACCCCAAAGACCCCTTTCCACAGGTTTCATGTCGAGTCATTCAGCATTTTACATTGCGACGTCTTTTTCCTCCAATGTAAGCAGGTCTTTGAATGATACGCGAGGTGTGCTACATGGGACAAGTTCAACGTCTCCATTTTTTTCATCGCTGACTTCAGTACAAGGAAGTACTCTTTCGCTGCAGTCTTCTCCCCTGAAATCCCTCTTTACTGACACTATGCCTAGTCAATCAGCATCACTCATTCCTAGGCATTCGTCGTTTAACCTTAGCAGTGCTCTCCATTCATCAAGTTCAGGGACTATGAAGTTTCCTTCGCTGGCATCATCCAAAGAAAGTACTCTTTCCACCATGATGACTCTGACGAAAGTTTCATCTTCAGAAGTTATCACCACTTCGGTGCTACCAAGCGGTTTTTCGATGTCAACAGATATATCGGCCACTCCATTAATACCTTCAATGTTGCTGATTGCCACTACAAGAACACGTTTGTCATTGACACCCACCATTTCTGGACTTGGTATAAGCTCGTCGCCTGTCATTGATACTCGAACAAACTTTACGCTATCATCAATGTTTGTTCCGCAAAGTTCGCCTTTAGAGGCCACTTCAGTTGTTAAGCCATCCGGCTCAGATCTATCTGCAAACATGACGAACGTTTTGATCAGTACCGCCAGCAAAAACGCCACAATCATGTCTATTCCTACTGGAAACGATTCTACACCTCACTTGTCCCAATTAACGTCGTTAGAGGCGAGTCACACTTCAAGAAGTCGATCGACAAGCCACCGTACGTCTCTTCTTAGTGAAACGTCAAGGATCAGCATCATGGGAAGAAATACATTTGGTATAACATCGACGTACGCGGTGAGCAGAAATATTGACTCGTCTTCATATTTTAGGTTCATCCGCTCTGGTTTCGTAGCAACAAGTTCTTTCACTTCCTTGGTCTCATACTCTGTACTTATTGATGCAACATCAACAACGCCTCCGGTGAACAGAACCTCGACTACGTTAAATTTATCGCATACTATAAGTCTTATCACTAATAATACTACCACGTCAAATGCAACGTCGACGGTCAAATTATCAAGTCAGGCAGCTGGAAACATGTCAGATACTTTAGGTGCTTCTCTGGTTAAATCTAGCCTGGTCGGTACAACAGTTGCGCCGATAATAACACAAGTGGTTGGCTCATCGGAAATTAGAACAGCCGATGTCACTGCTCCATTCTCTAAAGTGATATTGTCAAGTCTCTCTTTTCCGTCAATCGTCTCATCAACCGTAACATCCGTCATTGAAAGTTTAAATCCGGAAAGGACTGCTTCTCGAGGAGCCTTCAAGACTAGTGTCTTGCAGACAATTTCATCGCAGAGCGCCTTGCTCTCTTCACACTCAAGCAaaggtttttcaaaaatggactCTTTTGCGACTACATCTCCACTTCATGCAAATACATCAGAAATCACATTGCCACCAACAACGTTCATAGTGTCCTCGAAAGAATCTCGTGCTATGTCGATAGATACGAGCCAGTCTGTAACGCGGTCATCTATAGAAGATGGAGTAAGCTCCTTTCTGTCGTTGGATGCGTCTAAAATTTACAGCTCCACACGGAGGTTTTTTTCTTCAACGTTAACTTCAGTAACCTCGCAGGCTTCTCTTCATGTTAAACCAAGTTCAAGCCTGTTAACAAGCACACTGAAGTTGCTTCCCTCGTCCAATGAATTTTCCAAAGGAAAGTCCATACCTTTTCCTACTATAAACCAGTCGTCTATGAGAACTACAGATGTGGATATCTCCCTTAAAGTTGACAGCTCTTCGTTGTCTTTTAGTTATTCAATGAAGGTGGACTCCACGCTCGGAACAAGCATAGCAATCCTAACTAAAAGCGGTCTTTTGCCATCTATGACAATGATTGAAGAAGAAACTTCCTCATTTCTTGAAGAAAGTTCAACGTACTCTACCACGGGAGTTTCAACGCGATTGCGATTATCTTCAGTTGTGCCTTTCCAGCCAACCTTGTCTTTCCTGCCTCAAGCAAGGTCTTCATTGTTTCCAATGCTACCGTCGTCTTACAAACCCATCATGACCTCCACAAGTGTAGATATATCGCTGCAACTGTCAAGCGCTGCATCGAGAGAATCATTGTCATTTCAGACATATATGTCAGCATCCGTTTTTGTGTCCTTACCTACCACTCTTGAAGATGCAACGACTAGTCTGACTGCAGCGAGATTTTCTTTAGTATCAAAGAGCTCACCAGGAGCTGTCACGTCTGTGGAACCGACCGAACCTATTTTAACTTCGAAACCTAACACAACCGAAGGCGAAGGACTTGTTGGTATCCAAATCCTCGTTCCGCAGACTGAAAACGAAACGCATCCAGCATTTAAAGAAAAGATTGAACTGAGACTTGCTGCAGCATACAGGTGGGGTCTTGAGAAAGCCAATACAAGAGCAAAACGTGACGTAAAATGGATCGAAGATACACCTGTTGAACCAGCTCCCATGACCTGGAATGTTAAAAACTTCAATTCTTGGAAACAGAGCCCTTCTTTTAAAGTTTATGAGAAAAGAGCCAGTCGCTTCAGGAGACAAATAGATAACATTGCTGCAGTGGTAAGACAGTTTTTATTTATATCTCCATTTTACAGCTGCTTTGAGCGGAGTAACAACAGCAATCCGAGAGCGGTATGGACTCGAAAGCGCTTAAACACTTGCCACTGCATATTCGTTATACATGCGCCAATGAGTTTACACCACATCTACGAGCGAACTATTTCTCGTTTTTAAGTTACAATTGTTATAGGACATTAAGAGTTTTCTTCTCGTTATTTACGATTTTTTCCAGAAAATGTTACATTTCCTTACGTTTCGTCCAGTGTTCTTCATTGCGAGCCGAGGCTGCTGACCAGTTCTCGTGGCTCTATTCAGAACTTACTTCTTGAGTATTTTTCACCTTCTGAGGTTTGGCATCGTTTGGTAACTATTCTGCTCACTATTGTACCGTTTTATTGATTACCTAGGTGGAAGTTATAAGGCGAGCAAAGCCTATTGTAGGAGAGGAAGTTGTTGACATAGAATACCGAATGTTTGATGGATCTGCTATGCTCTCTGCGGAACACATTGTCAAGACATTGAATAGGCTGAGTGAAGCTGAACTGGTCACGACTCTGAAATACGcggtaagatttttttttttcgtacttGCGAGTTCTCGTGTGTTTGGTTcaggatttttcaaaatcagaaaaagAAACCCTTGCCCACCTGTTTGAGGGTAAACTTGTTTCTTCCTTTCAACTCGAGATGGATCTAAGGGGGTGTTTTACATGAGAAAACTCGCACCGGCGCGAGTTTCACCCTGTGGTGACTTCTTGATTTCGTACTGCGCGTTTACATGATGACTCGGGGAATTTGTATCGTGTTTACCTGAAGGGACACTTCATATCAATAAAATACAGGCGTGAATCCAaattgcaaatatggcgtctATCAGGAAAAATACGCGTGTGCTACCCGTTCCAGGCCACCGGGAGGCCGATTTCATACTGGAACGAGTGTCGCTCctcgtttacatgataccgttgCGAGATTTCGCGCCTGAACGAAATTTTCGCTCCGGTGCAGCAACCGGGGTGAACTCGCGCCGGTGTAAGTCACCCCAGCATGACTTCTTAATTTCTGtgatatcatgtaaacaaatacagagctaaGAGAGGGGACCGGAGTGAATTAGCGCCGGTGCGAAAGTCgccccggtatcatgtaaacaccccctaagaGATTCAAGCTTTTGCATGTCTTATGCGCTCTGGAGTCTCGAACTCTTAGCCATCCGTTCGTTTCCAGGAGTGGGACCTCTGGGATTTTTTCCCCTTGACATCCTTACCCCTTACTTAATGTTTATTTCAtgctttgtttgctttgttttgacttttttGTGTTGCGACTATAGCTAATAATAAACTATCTTTTCCTCTAGGTCACGTTGCGACCATACGTCGTGAGGGAGGTTCAGGTCACACCTACCCCAGCTGCCTCAAAATGGGATATCTGGCTCCCTGCTATAATTGTGCCAAGTTGTATTGCCTTGTTCTTACTTATTGCACTAATTGTGGCGAAATGCGTTGCGAAAAGAAAGCGGAAACAGCTGATTATTAAACCTACTGAGGTAGCTGTGTGCCATTTTCATTGTTGCATTAAAAAGGGCGTGAGATTTTCCGTAGGAGCCATGTTTTTGGACATCGTTTGTTGTCACAAATACCTTTGCTTGAGAATTTTAATTCTACTTATAGACATTTGTTGACCACATTGCAACGCTTGTAAGAATCCTGCATGTTTACTCATCTTTCAGTGAATTCAACGCTCTCAAGATTTTTCATTGTTCATTAATAATCATATAGGGATGGGAAGCGGTAACATGGCCAGGATATttgaattttacaaaaattcttttgggaTATCCCTATTGATACAGGGAAATCAGTTTTCCAGAACGTCTGCAGCTACACGACGTTGCAGTCCGACGACACTGTTTCAAGGGTGAAAAATAACTTAACGAATTTTTTCATATCCTAAGCCGGACCACAGTAGGCCTTTCCCTATCTAGATCTGCAACCATTATTTTTTCTATCAAAACCTTGAAACTTAGATAATAGATACAATTACAGttcaacgcgccttaccgtggccacccaacaaactttcgcATCTGTCAAATACCTACATCAACTCAACAACCAGTGCGACGGTGTTCAACTGACTGtgaatcaaattcgcacaccctgattgacagctaataaacaattattggatgaggttgagcatgatatcatgaattatcaaaaccgaggtctgtgttatctgccgaagccgaaggcttcggcagataacacagacacgaggttttgataattcatgatatcatgcgaaaaccgaattcaataattgttttattatacatttttcacataatttatcttcagaaacagaagcgaagcgttcagccattttgtttctgaggagaacactccaacgggcttagtaaccaggcagacgttgaacttgacatgataaatgtaatatatagatttaggcaagcctaaaagcggagctcccggcttgtttattcgtactggctataggattagtgaaaataaaaggctttggaactgtccgcctcttggttttcccgaaattgcttaattatgtcattttattcgctgcctaactagtgaattccatggttaatttcacggctgaaaaacggactgatcgcttgaatcacgaggagggatgagtgtcatatcgatttttccagcgaaatctactgtcgaattcaccagttaggcaattaatttttcttgaatcgcaagagtttgaaaagaaaacaagcaaatcctcagcaagcgaacggaaaaggaaagaagccatttcagagtcgactgtcaaaagccagcgaataataggaatcacgctaaaattagaactcacagacgtactacagctcgtgatgtgacagatcgtactttatttattccactttatctctgaaaacgagatcatttaaattttgatgtacgtcattgaaacacgccagcttggcttagaaccagaatcggctagaatggacaaacttcaaacatgatctccaacaaattacctgtacgtgctctacacaaacttctgaaaacacaagctggtgatatttctcctaactttttacgagaactcattgcgattacatgtgtagcacataagtgcatgcaaaattttcttgtcactgtcgaggcacatcgaaaaacaattaggcaagcggagtaaaaaaacttcgtgttcgctcgcattttaaagccaaacaaaccagcaaaagatcgattatttctgtccaaaaggagtacagatgattgttatttaattccagttaacaataaaaattcgagtttcattcctgagcaaaggaaaaaacgactaaaccactttttagaaatatgcatccacttgaaataactcatccgtagaaataacaaacggtttagtgtccaagaaaagaatttgtggagtaacttcttccgccaactttaagctattactggtgtaccgttttgtcgttctcgttctctttctctctcctttcgtttctgctcttctgtcataggccgtccaggcatcttgcaaccttagtagattcaaaattaaaaatcttaacacataccaaaaactgcaattcagagcaaaaagcagcccaaaacagattaaaaataaacactcagctttaagtttatatcgctccaatgcttgacttgaataactacgtagccaccaatgtgtcctgaccacagctatatcatgttaaacctggactgaaaccagcgaaaaatgcaagaaaaatatattttccaaaccgtacctaaacacgaaaagcatcgactgtcaagagctttgctgacgtacatggctgtgtagccgcgtcgagccacagaaagggcgcgaaaattaagcctcgatcaggtgtgtgtgtgtgtgtgtctgatggcttgagcctgcgatccaatcaacaaccagtccctggtcagcggtcaacttcaaaaaaacagctgaccttgataaggtctatcttgagcccgctatatggtcacgtgatactggtcagcagataccttgttttgacaggtgtcaattgaccataacattgatgtccaatatcaaagatgtatgctgtaaacaaactagttacggtgtcaaatggagtattgcctcctggatgagctctaaacttgagcccgtgatatggttacgtgtactggtcacattggcatacatgaaggggcggacggacgtacggacgtacggacgtacgttgtacgtatgGACgtgtatgacgtcatggctataaaaccaaattttctcacatcgatgggttaccatatttcttaactatggtgctccgcgcgcgcgcgccttcggcgcgcgcggagctccgctaatatctgctgcagatattacatttatcatgtcaagttcacaagctattgtgaattgattgaatgctctcgaccaatcagatttttcatagtgagtctgatgtataataatttgtaataaaactctgttaggtggccacggttaGGCTCGTCGCCCTGTAACAGCTTTTGTATTATTGGCTGAGTTTAGACGATGAGTTGATTGCAAGATTTAGCGTCGAGTTTACGGCAAATGACAGGCTGAAATTTCTTGTCTGGTAGCTACAGCAGATAGCGACGAGCCacttctcaaaagagagaaACAAGCTAGAAAAAGAGAACATTCGTACTTTTCTGACAAGCATCAGCAGCTTCAAGCTGCTGCTAGCCGGTTCCCGTTTGTCGTTGTACGTAAACGCCATCCTAAATCGCTTAATACGGTCGGTAGATGCGTTGTATCTAGCTGCAACAACACGAAAGacgaaaaaaatgatttttctatCCGTGCAATACCGTTTCACGGTGATTCCAGGCCAGAAGCTATCAAAAGAAGACGAAAGTGGATCTCTTTCGTAAACTTGACGAGGAAGAATCTGAGTGCcagtcttaaaaaaaaacacgctCGGTAATTTTCTCGGTGCATTTTGCGCTAAACGATGTCACACGCAAGTTTTCTTTTGAACAAGGATCAAGGTTTACCAAAAGCGGTTAAAACGTGATGACATCGGAGTTGTTCCAGTGCCGAAATTTAACAGTGTAAGATCACCAAGAAAGATATACGAGCAGAGGACTACGTATGAAGCAACGTTCGGTAAGTTGCTACTTGCTTTTGT
The genomic region above belongs to Montipora capricornis isolate CH-2021 chromosome 8, ASM3666992v2, whole genome shotgun sequence and contains:
- the LOC138014316 gene encoding serine-rich adhesin for platelets-like isoform X3 translates to MNVKKASSPYTIVRERDQSSAITLRRLFNLWAIFCCFTFAAGQSSAILSSTAKKSAFLDSTSGVSSAISAYSSHSVPINNPSENGSVITPERKLSSETLAIIATSAPFYERTKSSHSIPLATTSYSLLTQSPRLATEPNGTASTTPLPDTIHPQTDQVFRQSTEVLSSFTRSIALSTNKATSTASPRTDPTSDDYAPTSSLMHMTSLSTVTQTLLLQNTRSALSQSYNSSGVPVETSRFTILSSSREETLSSSNSLVSSPSLTLLSFNSPVVTYSDTTSWSSWKSSSAEIVTSSSIATSPQEYVRFGISVPQNQSLNNRFRIRLQKEILTVYQNGSAASSGDNITTVHIVELKRTPDTNSTNVTVIFQVRNASAPLPGYSVVESVRGATLRLGEALGYTVVEDPFPVFFFSSSAFTMSTTSSRSSPMQLNGVTSISQEISETSYVISTQQPNVSSTAGSVTVTTSTSLASSFSFKPSTPEFVFSSSAIAIPTGFFVRFVIRVDLNQSVSNASFVEQLQKGILEAYENGSADIALANVSVDIIQIARSPDANSTKVNVTFRVLNGSEPLLAYTVIQGISNANVTLAEAVKYEVIVSPLIVYLPSSSASSMLMTLTMMPQTRTQSISQSSSEGKQSSSHDSIRSSFFRQSTSKDSVGHISLSIRSLREIVVSPSMSSPLSRSISVSSLSVTEISSDFTTINTSSHVSVAASKTERFSSDSYTGIEQSDVKVASSSITLKPSRGSLALISVTISTDGQSLSSTKTSQPLSSSSALRSSQVKASPPITLSRSSHTLGVTFTARGSSESIELVRSLYSSSDLLLQSPQITMSPSMALTLPNETLVSNSQTFTTTSRATVVLSHSTNSLTGTPQTRSTGRGALASSQTLRLLSSSSSPKLRSSEVTVSPTMTLLRATNSLASTPQALSTSRGALDFSDTSRLLSSSSGLIMRSSEVILSPSMMLSSSTASLALPSQTLPTARGTLDLNETSRILPSSSVLAMESSEVSVSPSPTISRSKDSLPLNRQAVSTTAEALDFSETLLPLSSPLVVIMRSSEVTVSPAITLSRLRHSVSFTPQTVSTVRGALDSNETLQHMSSSPFYILPSSEFRPFRTLSSDSLVLSSLSSISTTTGSLYANETLRLLSSLTSLKLQSTEVNIRSQVSRVASSLPVLLRLSTDFMTFQSTSSSAASLSLHSLRTLNETAYQRPSSTDFIISPPTPSQESTLSPQPSPQRPLSTGFMSSHSAFYIATSFSSNVSRSLNDTRGVLHGTSSTSPFFSSLTSVQGSTLSLQSSPLKSLFTDTMPSQSASLIPRHSSFNLSSALHSSSSGTMKFPSLASSKESTLSTMMTLTKVSSSEVITTSVLPSGFSMSTDISATPLIPSMLLIATTRTRLSLTPTISGLGISSSPVIDTRTNFTLSSMFVPQSSPLEATSVVKPSGSDLSANMTNVLISTASKNATIMSIPTGNDSTPHLSQLTSLEASHTSRSRSTSHRTSLLSETSRISIMGRNTFGITSTYAVSRNIDSSSYFRFIRSGFVATSSFTSLVSYSVLIDATSTTPPVNRTSTTLNLSHTISLITNNTTTSNATSTVKLSSQAAGNMSDTLGASLVKSSLVGTTVAPIITQVVGSSEIRTADVTAPFSKVILSSLSFPSIVSSTVTSVIESLNPERTASRGAFKTSVLQTISSQSALLSSHSSKGFSKMDSFATTSPLHANTSEITLPPTTFIVSSKESRAMSIDTSQSVTRSSIEDGVSSFLSLDASKIYSSTRRFFSSTLTSVTSQASLHVKPSSSLLTSTLKLLPSSNEFSKGKSIPFPTINQSSMRTTDVDISLKVDSSSLSFSYSMKVDSTLGTSIAILTKSGLLPSMTMIEEETSSFLEESSTYSTTGVSTRLRLSSVVPFQPTLSFLPQARSSLFPMLPSSYKPIMTSTSVDISLQLSSAASRESLSFQTYMSASVFVSLPTTLEDATTSLTAARFSLVSKSSPGAVTSVEPTEPILTSKPNTTEGEGLVGIQILVPQTENETHPAFKEKIELRLAAAYRWGLEKANTRAKRDVKWIEDTPVEPAPMTWNVKNFNSWKQSPSFKVYEKRASRFRRQIDNIAAVVEVIRRAKPIVGEEVVDIEYRMFDGSAMLSAEHIVKTLNRLSEAELVTTLKYAVTLRPYVVREVQVTPTPAASKWDIWLPAIIVPSCIALFLLIALIVAKCVAKRKRKQLIIKPTEIHSYETVEIKTLPPKNTKNRHGPPKKKRSSISSSSSSSSSDTLQRTPTLPVPDYSLTPTDTPKKPNQNYRRRTNGKYSDQKNITNSYSAKEVIIENKHVQHGRAHKKSKDTRDYAETDHPAGVLENRPQMRDERLVHNFKREEPPLRFTSLPPLVQTPLVGPKPSVPDTTADARTDYVRIIAESGVPQAWLDKMKAIELQNAPSSKQVKINEEDAINEDEDTLTLKANVERWRNKMRHREKLRQCVRDKEQEREQMLKQLEKERKEGNHQSMAEDQASSSQRSLTAERKRKSRLERWRKNRVGTSSSRSSSSDRSSSSSSSSSSSSGSDSVSKKKHDKKERKRKKKQMRDKKKNEKVPSLATGHESKATAQEALRETAWTIKETPGVRLVSVKPITEQRRPEGTSSPTHLPPTNTQRDRIQYLLDTGYQMLPMVSTPVVQPFETQNRDDEQVYEDMDGLDPHAVQYGEDHYPPEPRHAFGGPSVYEDEHIYEEPTIGPSWLPQTHYAVSPRESQTRAMIPTQYARGYTGGAPMSRGRPTSASHPGLSRTARTRPTSARTDPMPRYAPSPGKTSPSKRSFAAPAVPGSRYMLSNQPTVATAAQPSIGTSPRYMVDPERPKDEPPSSFDGARMILSRAQTNINRFEEDSRRNILDKTDTSPAPASLYSRSPKRILVPASMTQKEKSSTGTTRLDVAAREHAELEAQLLVSRALARARSNEKHVEMHSRRKGTINVMQYFKQESVGTVRPVKRTKKEAKNKKQEKRSIIHGSSSSSSSSSSSSSSSDEGKKRDTKTDQKRASEQKAVVRPLSAITQ